The following are encoded in a window of Pseudalgibacter alginicilyticus genomic DNA:
- a CDS encoding pyridoxal phosphate-dependent aminotransferase: MQLLSDRILNMAQSATLAMAAKARELKEEGKDIIGLSLGEPDFNTPDFIKEAAIQAINENYNSYSPVDGYGDLKKAIINKFKRDNNLTYTPAQIVVSTGAKQSLANIAAVLTNKGDEVIMPCPYWVSYADLVKLNDGIPVEVKTTIATDFKMTPAQLEAAITPKTKMIWFSSPCNPSGSIYSKDELRGLADVLVKHPNIYVVSDEIYEHINYIGGHASMAQFEDMYDRTITVNGVSKAFAMTGWRIGFIGGPEKIARACNKMQGQITSGANCIAQRATITALNESPSRVQYMIDEFKVRRDLILKLLGDIKGFECNVPEGAFYVFPNISYFFGKTLKGKTINNASDFSMYLLGEALVATVDGGSFGNPDCIRISYAASQEQIIEAIKRIKEAVS, translated from the coding sequence ATGCAATTACTATCTGATAGAATTTTAAACATGGCGCAGTCTGCAACATTAGCGATGGCTGCAAAAGCAAGAGAATTAAAAGAAGAAGGCAAAGACATTATTGGGTTAAGTTTGGGTGAACCAGATTTTAACACCCCCGATTTTATTAAGGAAGCCGCTATTCAAGCCATAAATGAAAATTACAATTCCTATTCGCCTGTTGATGGTTATGGGGATTTAAAAAAAGCTATTATTAACAAATTTAAGCGCGATAATAATTTAACGTATACACCTGCTCAAATTGTTGTTTCTACAGGTGCAAAACAATCGCTTGCTAACATAGCTGCTGTTTTGACTAATAAAGGTGACGAAGTTATCATGCCCTGTCCTTACTGGGTTAGTTACGCTGACCTTGTAAAACTTAATGATGGTATTCCTGTTGAAGTTAAAACAACAATTGCTACTGATTTTAAAATGACACCCGCTCAATTGGAAGCAGCTATTACACCAAAAACAAAAATGATTTGGTTTAGTTCCCCTTGTAACCCAAGTGGCTCTATTTATAGTAAAGATGAATTGAGAGGCTTAGCTGATGTATTAGTAAAGCACCCGAATATATATGTTGTTTCTGATGAAATTTACGAGCATATCAACTACATCGGTGGTCATGCAAGTATGGCTCAGTTTGAAGATATGTACGATAGAACAATTACTGTTAACGGTGTATCAAAAGCATTTGCTATGACAGGATGGCGTATTGGATTTATTGGAGGCCCAGAAAAAATTGCGCGTGCTTGCAATAAAATGCAAGGACAAATCACTAGCGGTGCTAACTGTATTGCGCAACGCGCTACTATTACAGCTCTTAACGAATCGCCAAGTCGTGTGCAATACATGATTGATGAATTTAAGGTACGTCGTGATTTAATTTTAAAATTATTAGGAGATATCAAAGGCTTTGAGTGCAATGTGCCTGAAGGTGCTTTTTATGTATTTCCAAATATTTCTTATTTCTTTGGAAAAACATTAAAAGGTAAAACAATAAATAATGCTTCCGATTTTTCTATGTATTTATTAGGAGAGGCCTTAGTAGCTACCGTTGATGGCGGATCTTTTGGCAACCCTGATTGTATTCGTATTTCTTATGCAGCATCACAAGAACAAATTATTGAAGCTATTAAACGTATAAAAGAAGCTGTAAGCTAA
- a CDS encoding Dps family protein, giving the protein MKSNNIGLAKKDLNKSIKNLTEVLSNEMVLYVKLRKFHWNVSGNSFMELHKLFEDQYHAIEKIIDEVAERIGKLGSKSIGTMGEFIEHATLKESTEYEPQDKMLAELLNDHEKIIISIREMVTKMEEDSEDVGTVDFLTALILSHESKAWILRRYIA; this is encoded by the coding sequence ATGAAATCAAACAATATAGGATTAGCAAAAAAAGATTTAAATAAGAGTATTAAAAATCTAACAGAGGTTCTATCAAATGAAATGGTTTTATATGTAAAGCTTAGAAAATTTCACTGGAATGTTTCAGGAAATAGCTTTATGGAACTTCATAAGCTTTTTGAAGACCAATACCATGCTATTGAAAAAATTATTGACGAGGTAGCTGAACGTATTGGAAAATTAGGTAGCAAATCCATTGGTACTATGGGTGAATTTATAGAACATGCAACCTTAAAAGAAAGTACAGAATACGAACCCCAAGACAAAATGTTAGCAGAATTATTAAATGATCATGAAAAAATTATTATCTCAATCAGAGAAATGGTTACCAAAATGGAAGAAGATTCTGAAGATGTTGGTACCGTAGATTTTTTAACCGCTTTAATACTATCACATGAATCTAAGGCATGGATCCTAAGAAGATATATTGCATAA
- a CDS encoding CsbD family protein: MNTTEIKGNWKQIKGNLKQKYATLTDDDLLMAEGKEEETLGKIQEKLGKTKEEFHRILADI; this comes from the coding sequence ATGAATACTACAGAAATTAAAGGAAATTGGAAACAAATAAAAGGAAATTTAAAACAAAAATATGCCACATTAACAGATGATGATTTACTCATGGCAGAAGGAAAAGAAGAAGAAACCTTGGGGAAAATTCAAGAGAAATTAGGTAAAACTAAAGAAGAGTTTCATAGAATATTAGCTGACATCTAA
- a CDS encoding AI-2E family transporter has protein sequence MNNKTINYHYSLDVLGFIAIIFILYVLKPIIIPLLLAMILAVMIFPVQRFFERRWKCNRLMATIVSIFIIFTITSILILIIYFQLSSLSNNGENYATKISELYYKLIGQFENSLNISKGNSIANDLKVENLIKGNFEKIGEFISQSGSLISDLFLIPIYLFFFLYYRRFLRVFLYKLYKNKTKSFLNSMVRKIYNVQRNYLVGLTKVIIIVGILNSAGLLILGIKNAIFFGFFAAILLIIPYIGIIIGSLIPAIIALATKDSAWYAFGVIAIFWFIQFLEGNFITPKITGSKVSMNAFIAILSLIVFSMLWGIFGMVIALPIVASLKIIFDNTPSLSAYGFLIGEPIDRHLQNRTMNRLKRWKEIKNKK, from the coding sequence ATGAATAACAAAACTATCAATTATCATTATTCATTAGATGTATTAGGCTTTATTGCCATAATATTTATACTATATGTTTTAAAACCCATCATAATCCCATTATTATTAGCAATGATATTGGCGGTTATGATTTTTCCTGTTCAACGGTTTTTTGAACGTAGATGGAAATGTAACAGGTTAATGGCAACCATAGTTTCCATTTTCATTATTTTTACTATAACATCAATCTTAATTCTAATAATTTATTTTCAACTTAGTAGCTTAAGTAATAACGGAGAAAACTATGCTACAAAAATATCTGAACTCTATTACAAACTCATCGGACAATTTGAAAACAGTTTAAACATAAGTAAAGGAAACTCCATTGCTAATGATTTAAAAGTTGAAAATCTAATCAAAGGCAACTTTGAAAAAATAGGCGAATTCATATCGCAATCAGGTTCCTTAATAAGTGATCTTTTTCTAATTCCTATCTATTTATTTTTCTTTTTGTACTATAGACGATTTTTAAGAGTGTTTTTATATAAGCTGTATAAAAACAAAACAAAATCTTTTTTAAATAGTATGGTAAGAAAAATATATAATGTGCAAAGAAACTATTTAGTAGGTTTAACAAAAGTTATTATTATAGTTGGTATTTTAAATAGTGCAGGACTACTTATTTTAGGTATAAAAAACGCTATTTTCTTTGGTTTTTTTGCGGCTATACTTCTTATAATTCCTTATATAGGCATTATAATCGGCTCACTTATTCCCGCCATAATAGCTTTAGCTACAAAAGATAGTGCATGGTACGCTTTTGGTGTTATTGCTATTTTCTGGTTCATTCAATTTCTTGAAGGCAATTTTATCACTCCAAAAATAACAGGATCTAAAGTAAGCATGAATGCCTTTATAGCCATCCTGTCTCTTATTGTTTTTTCTATGCTCTGGGGTATTTTCGGTATGGTTATAGCTCTTCCTATTGTTGCATCATTAAAAATAATTTTTGACAATACCCCTTCGTTAAGCGCATACGGGTTTTTAATAGGAGAACCTATAGATAGACATTTACAGAATAGAACAATGAATCGATTAAAACGTTGGAAAGAAATAAAAAATAAAAAATAA
- a CDS encoding helix-turn-helix domain-containing protein: MTLYLKFDFNAICKKILEDTLKAHNIKHKIIGFGEVDIQEKLVPEKLESLTESLNEYHIEIVENQKSILVQKIKDTIIDMIFNEDTIVNVKTSAYLADTLEHSYGYLSNLFSEVTYTSIENFIILQKIEYAKQLIINDNFSLTEIAFKLNYSSVAHLSTQFKNTTGITPSAFQRIIMKRREINQQK; this comes from the coding sequence ATGACATTATATTTAAAATTCGATTTCAATGCAATCTGTAAAAAAATTTTAGAAGATACCCTAAAAGCTCACAATATAAAACACAAAATTATTGGTTTTGGCGAAGTTGATATTCAAGAAAAATTAGTTCCAGAAAAATTAGAATCACTTACGGAGTCCTTAAATGAATATCATATTGAAATTGTAGAAAACCAAAAAAGTATTTTAGTTCAGAAAATAAAAGACACTATTATTGACATGATTTTTAATGAAGATACCATTGTTAATGTAAAAACCTCAGCATATTTAGCAGACACACTTGAGCATAGCTATGGTTATCTTTCTAATTTATTTTCAGAAGTTACCTATACGTCCATTGAAAATTTCATCATACTACAAAAAATTGAATACGCTAAGCAACTCATCATCAACGATAATTTTAGTTTAACAGAAATAGCTTTTAAGCTTAATTATTCTAGTGTAGCACATTTAAGCACGCAGTTTAAAAACACCACAGGTATCACACCTTCTGCTTTCCAAAGAATTATCATGAAAAGACGCGAAATAAACCAACAAAAATAA
- a CDS encoding response regulator, protein MKEDYVHIILADDDEDDRMFFTEVFDELKIATKVKTFNDGVYLMDYLNTDDCILPHVLFLDLNMPRKSGLECLNEIKSNPKFNDIAIAIYSTSASEEDIEKTFIQGANIYIKKPSSFKVLKKILSEVVTTNWQYQTNGLNKDNFLLRL, encoded by the coding sequence ATGAAAGAAGACTATGTTCATATTATACTTGCAGATGATGACGAAGACGACCGTATGTTTTTTACAGAAGTTTTTGACGAATTAAAAATTGCCACCAAAGTAAAAACCTTTAATGATGGTGTCTACTTGATGGATTATTTAAATACAGATGACTGTATTTTGCCTCATGTACTGTTTTTAGATTTAAACATGCCTCGAAAATCTGGATTAGAATGTTTAAACGAAATCAAGTCTAATCCCAAATTTAATGATATTGCTATTGCTATTTATTCAACTTCAGCATCAGAAGAGGATATTGAAAAAACCTTTATACAGGGTGCTAATATTTACATAAAAAAGCCTAGCAGCTTTAAGGTTCTAAAAAAAATACTTTCTGAAGTTGTTACCACTAATTGGCAATACCAAACAAACGGTTTGAATAAAGATAATTTTCTATTAAGATTATAA
- a CDS encoding CHASE3 domain-containing protein produces the protein MPHRIYKAPWFIKSVFFACSFVILFIGGMTYRSMNDLSKSSDLVSHTYKINVELEQVLSYLKDAETGQRGFIITNNPLYLEPYETGRENINNSFAELNALTKNNSIQQRNLKELNQLIDTRLACFQKSFRFSSVTDLENPNFKEYFHEGYEAMNAVRNKIHEMIALENKLLKEQKSNLQENLRFTPIFLYIVLLISLFLMYVAYSKINSNLKTLKKSNAQLKIFKESANLSEIVSQHGNWVWHIDENKFIYSDNFYRLLGENPQSFEPSIENFMRFVHIKDRKKLSKAFEKMMNIKDLPFVHFRVTHKSGKIKQLKVYGKILTNSEGKKQLIATFTDITDEIKNQNKLEERNLELERNNKELSAFNYVASHDLQEPLRKIQTFLSRLEEKESENLSKSGITYIKRINTAASRMRSLIDDLLQFSRTNKADKSMEKSNLNSLLEGAKQDLAEVITKEKAIIKTDTFPTIKVIPFQIQQLFLNLINNSIKYKSPERIPEINITYSKIKASEDSNIKKTKSTFYHKITFTDNGIGFENSYAEKIFILFNRLHNKDEYSGTGIGLSICKKIVENHKGYITAYGIPNKGATFTIYLPVK, from the coding sequence ATGCCACACAGAATATACAAAGCACCTTGGTTTATCAAAAGCGTATTTTTTGCTTGCTCATTTGTTATTCTTTTTATTGGCGGCATGACTTATAGAAGCATGAATGATTTATCAAAATCATCAGACTTAGTAAGTCATACCTATAAAATAAATGTAGAACTTGAGCAGGTACTATCCTACTTAAAGGATGCTGAAACAGGACAGCGTGGCTTTATAATTACTAATAACCCCTTATATTTAGAACCCTACGAAACTGGTAGAGAAAACATCAACAATAGTTTTGCAGAACTTAATGCATTAACTAAAAACAATAGCATCCAACAAAGAAACTTAAAAGAATTAAACCAACTTATAGATACCCGCTTAGCCTGTTTTCAAAAATCTTTTAGATTTTCATCTGTCACAGATTTAGAAAACCCAAACTTTAAAGAATATTTTCATGAAGGATATGAGGCCATGAATGCGGTTAGAAACAAGATTCACGAAATGATAGCTTTAGAAAACAAGCTACTAAAAGAACAAAAAAGTAACCTACAAGAAAACTTAAGATTTACCCCTATATTTTTATATATAGTACTCTTAATATCATTGTTTTTAATGTACGTTGCCTATTCAAAAATAAATTCTAACTTAAAAACATTAAAAAAATCTAATGCACAATTAAAAATCTTCAAAGAATCTGCTAACCTATCAGAAATTGTAAGCCAACATGGAAACTGGGTTTGGCATATCGATGAAAATAAATTTATTTATTCAGATAATTTTTATCGCTTATTAGGGGAAAACCCCCAATCTTTTGAACCATCTATTGAAAATTTCATGCGTTTTGTTCACATCAAAGATCGTAAAAAGCTAAGCAAAGCGTTTGAAAAAATGATGAATATTAAGGATTTACCTTTTGTTCATTTTAGAGTAACCCATAAAAGTGGAAAAATAAAGCAATTAAAAGTTTACGGTAAGATATTAACTAATAGTGAAGGCAAAAAACAGCTCATTGCAACTTTTACCGATATAACAGATGAAATAAAAAACCAAAACAAATTAGAGGAACGAAACTTAGAGTTAGAAAGAAACAATAAAGAGCTGTCTGCTTTTAATTATGTTGCTAGTCATGATTTACAAGAACCATTAAGAAAAATACAAACCTTTTTATCTCGTTTGGAGGAGAAAGAATCTGAAAATCTTTCAAAATCTGGTATAACCTATATAAAAAGAATCAATACGGCTGCAAGCAGAATGCGTTCTCTTATTGATGATTTATTACAATTTTCCAGAACAAACAAAGCTGATAAATCAATGGAAAAGTCAAATCTGAACTCGCTCTTAGAAGGCGCTAAACAAGATTTAGCTGAAGTTATTACAAAAGAAAAAGCGATTATAAAAACAGATACTTTTCCAACAATTAAAGTTATACCATTCCAAATACAGCAATTATTTTTAAATTTAATTAACAACTCTATTAAATATAAGTCACCAGAAAGAATTCCTGAAATAAACATCACTTACAGCAAAATAAAAGCCAGTGAAGATTCTAACATAAAAAAAACAAAAAGTACTTTTTATCATAAAATTACTTTTACCGACAATGGTATTGGCTTTGAAAACTCATATGCTGAAAAAATATTTATCCTTTTTAACAGACTTCATAACAAAGATGAATATTCAGGAACTGGTATCGGACTATCTATTTGTAAAAAAATTGTAGAAAACCACAAAGGCTATATTACCGCTTATGGAATACCTAATAAAGGCGCTACATTTACAATTTACTTACCAGTAAAATAA
- a CDS encoding lmo0937 family membrane protein — protein MRSLLYIIAVILVIGWALGFFVYSLGGLIHILLVIAVIAILLRLIGGRSV, from the coding sequence ATGAGAAGTTTATTATACATCATTGCGGTAATCCTTGTAATAGGTTGGGCATTAGGATTTTTTGTTTACAGCTTAGGAGGATTGATTCACATATTATTAGTTATTGCTGTAATAGCAATATTATTAAGATTAATAGGCGGAAGGTCTGTCTAA
- a CDS encoding YtxH domain-containing protein gives MKTNKAILGIIAGVAVGTTLGVLFAPDKGEKTRKKIAEKTMDAKDKLKESFDDFIETASEKYSSIKQEGEELLKSKKEDLKDKIIKETKKA, from the coding sequence ATGAAAACAAACAAAGCCATATTAGGCATTATAGCAGGCGTAGCAGTAGGAACCACTTTAGGCGTATTATTTGCCCCTGATAAAGGAGAAAAAACAAGAAAAAAAATAGCAGAAAAAACAATGGATGCTAAAGACAAATTAAAAGAAAGTTTCGATGATTTTATTGAAACTGCTTCAGAAAAATATTCTTCCATCAAACAAGAAGGTGAAGAACTTTTAAAATCAAAAAAAGAAGATTTAAAAGATAAAATAATTAAAGAAACTAAAAAGGCCTAA
- a CDS encoding phage holin family protein has translation METLSTHIEAVYEKAKTYTETSIELYKLNAIDTASDVTSSLALRFVTLLVVSMFTLFVNIAISLFIGKQIGEYYLGFLIVSGFYLMLTLIIYLFGVKLVKTPINNLIITKLLKDKKSHSVTLDNNQEANENVQK, from the coding sequence ATGGAAACTCTATCAACACACATAGAAGCTGTTTACGAAAAAGCCAAAACTTATACTGAAACTAGTATTGAATTGTATAAACTCAACGCTATTGACACAGCTTCAGACGTTACGTCATCCTTAGCGTTAAGGTTTGTCACACTGTTAGTTGTTTCCATGTTTACATTATTTGTAAACATTGCTATAAGCCTTTTTATTGGAAAGCAAATAGGCGAATACTATTTAGGTTTTTTAATAGTGTCTGGATTTTATCTAATGCTCACACTTATAATCTATCTTTTTGGTGTCAAATTAGTAAAAACACCAATAAACAATTTGATTATAACCAAACTATTGAAAGACAAAAAATCACATAGTGTAACGCTTGATAATAACCAGGAAGCAAATGAAAACGTACAAAAATAA
- a CDS encoding ferritin-like domain-containing protein, whose product MELKIENKEIVNVLQELLQKNYDAEAGYKQVMTKAKSQGLKEWLQLKAKQRSEYATQLDNVIRNFNATPAEDGTVLGSVHRGWIDVKTTLSSDTDESILEECIRGEKASVSEYETQLEKVSDYLPIKDLLNNQMTSIKTALNTVKRMEDII is encoded by the coding sequence ATGGAACTCAAGATAGAAAACAAAGAAATTGTAAACGTTCTTCAAGAATTACTTCAAAAAAATTATGATGCTGAAGCAGGTTACAAACAAGTTATGACAAAAGCAAAAAGCCAAGGTTTAAAAGAATGGCTACAGCTTAAAGCAAAACAAAGAAGCGAATATGCTACACAGTTAGACAACGTCATAAGAAATTTTAATGCAACACCTGCAGAAGACGGTACCGTATTAGGATCTGTACATAGAGGATGGATTGATGTAAAAACAACCTTAAGCTCTGATACAGATGAGTCAATTTTAGAAGAGTGCATTCGTGGAGAAAAAGCTAGTGTCAGTGAATATGAAACCCAGCTTGAAAAAGTTAGTGATTATTTACCAATCAAAGACTTATTAAACAATCAAATGACAAGTATCAAAACAGCTTTAAATACTGTTAAAAGAATGGAAGATATAATCTAA
- a CDS encoding DUF1328 domain-containing protein, producing MLRWTITFVIIALIAGVLGFGGIAGASAGIAKILFFIFIVLFILSLIRGGVKR from the coding sequence ATGTTACGTTGGACAATCACATTTGTTATTATAGCATTAATCGCTGGAGTTTTAGGCTTTGGAGGTATTGCTGGAGCATCAGCAGGAATAGCTAAAATTCTATTCTTCATATTTATTGTGCTATTTATTTTATCACTTATCAGAGGTGGTGTTAAAAGATAA
- a CDS encoding carboxypeptidase regulatory-like domain-containing protein yields MNKIIFLLTLLVTGSVFSQIKLEGVVRDSIGEPLELANVIAINQETQKLDSYGITNSEGQYKLSVEKNTNYKIQVSYIGMLTEQVAIQTTDLNIDKNFTLQNDNALDEIELIYEMPVTINGDTIAYHADSFNKGTERKLEDVLKNLPGVEINDDGQIEVEGKVVSKLMVDGKEFFDGDTRLATQNIPSNAVDKVQVLKNYAEIGQLSSVTNNQDNIAINIKLKEGKKNFWFGNITAGGGASNQNELYLFQPKLFYYSPTYSINTIFDLNNLGEIAFSRRDYFNFTGGFRRPSRSSGTNISLGSNNLGFLTAQNNRAEDINTKFGAANFSWSPNKSLDLSGFAIFSSNRTNLREINDTQFFDDASRDENKESNTRQRSDLGMLKLSAKYKPNANNQLDYDILGRVSKESQDQNVVSTQIGTIDEFENSSPYSINQNLNYYYTLNENNIFAFELQHFIQDEDPFYNAILENDPTNNNDPLNSDSYDSTAANLGLNGAQLYYDINQDKRIQSNQMDAKLDYWNILNNKSDINLTLGTILSGQQFDSDIFQFLDDDTFFNPTPTINNGLDTNHIKYNFSDIYVAAHYRLKSGIFTFTPGVSGHAYSTKNTQFNTETTDHFFRFLPDFNMLIQLKKSEQITLNYRMQTQFTDVSKFARGLVLNSYSSLYSGTPDLESALSHNINVSYYSFNLFNYTNVYGSLNYNKSVDNIRNISEFEPGSVISVSSPFNSDFADESASANGRFQRTFGKIRASITGNLNYSKFNQFIQNIQSVSESFSQTYGGELRTNFKTAPNVEIGYRYNIQDNNQGSNNTKYFTKSPSIEFDALIFKSLTFKTDYSYNNFSDDTKTINSYEFLNASLAYRKNQDSKFEYEIKATNLFNTKSQSNSNTGDFSVSATEYFIQPLFVSFRLRYEL; encoded by the coding sequence ATGAACAAAATTATTTTTTTACTGACTCTGTTGGTTACAGGTTCAGTCTTTTCTCAAATAAAATTAGAAGGTGTTGTTAGAGATAGTATTGGGGAGCCACTGGAGTTGGCAAACGTAATTGCTATCAACCAAGAAACTCAAAAATTAGATTCTTATGGTATTACAAATTCTGAAGGACAATATAAATTGTCTGTAGAAAAAAATACCAACTATAAAATTCAGGTAAGTTATATTGGAATGCTAACCGAGCAGGTGGCAATTCAAACTACCGATTTGAATATTGATAAAAATTTCACTTTGCAAAATGATAATGCTTTAGATGAAATTGAATTGATTTACGAAATGCCGGTCACAATAAATGGCGATACTATCGCGTATCATGCAGATTCTTTTAATAAAGGAACGGAGCGAAAATTGGAGGACGTATTGAAAAACTTACCAGGTGTTGAAATTAATGATGATGGGCAAATAGAGGTAGAAGGAAAAGTAGTTTCTAAGTTGATGGTTGATGGGAAAGAGTTTTTTGATGGCGACACTAGATTAGCTACTCAAAATATACCATCTAATGCCGTAGATAAAGTACAGGTACTTAAAAATTATGCTGAGATAGGTCAGTTAAGTAGTGTTACGAATAATCAAGATAATATTGCCATTAATATTAAATTAAAAGAAGGTAAAAAGAATTTTTGGTTTGGTAATATAACAGCTGGTGGCGGTGCATCCAATCAAAATGAGTTATACTTATTTCAACCAAAATTATTTTATTACAGTCCAACATACAGTATCAATACCATTTTTGATTTAAATAATTTAGGAGAGATAGCGTTTTCAAGGCGTGATTATTTCAACTTCACAGGGGGATTTAGAAGACCAAGCCGAAGTAGTGGAACTAATATTAGTTTAGGAAGTAATAATCTTGGTTTTTTAACGGCTCAAAATAATAGAGCTGAGGATATAAATACCAAATTTGGGGCAGCTAATTTTAGTTGGTCTCCAAATAAATCTTTGGATTTGAGTGGGTTTGCTATTTTTTCAAGTAATAGAACGAATTTGAGAGAAATAAATGATACACAATTTTTTGATGATGCTTCCAGAGATGAGAACAAAGAAAGTAATACAAGGCAGCGAAGTGATTTAGGTATGCTTAAACTATCCGCAAAATATAAACCTAATGCTAATAATCAATTAGATTACGATATTTTAGGGCGTGTATCAAAAGAGTCACAAGATCAAAATGTGGTTTCAACTCAAATAGGAACTATTGATGAATTTGAAAATTCGAGTCCTTACAGTATCAATCAAAACTTAAATTATTATTACACATTAAATGAAAATAATATTTTTGCTTTTGAGCTTCAGCATTTTATCCAAGATGAAGATCCTTTTTATAATGCTATTTTAGAAAACGATCCTACAAATAATAATGATCCTTTAAATTCGGATTCTTATGATAGCACAGCAGCAAATTTAGGATTAAATGGGGCACAATTATATTATGACATAAACCAAGATAAGCGCATTCAGTCTAATCAAATGGATGCTAAGTTAGATTATTGGAACATACTAAATAATAAAAGTGATATTAATTTAACTCTTGGAACTATATTAAGTGGTCAGCAATTTGATTCTGATATTTTTCAATTTTTAGATGATGATACATTTTTTAATCCAACACCTACAATTAATAATGGTTTAGATACTAATCATATAAAATACAATTTTAGTGATATTTATGTAGCAGCACATTATCGATTAAAATCGGGTATTTTTACATTCACACCAGGTGTTTCTGGCCATGCTTATAGTACTAAAAACACTCAATTTAATACAGAAACTACCGATCATTTTTTTAGATTCCTTCCAGATTTTAATATGCTAATTCAATTAAAAAAGAGTGAGCAAATTACTTTAAACTACAGAATGCAAACGCAATTTACAGATGTGTCTAAATTTGCCAGAGGTTTGGTGTTAAATAGTTATAGTTCTTTGTATTCTGGTACGCCAGATTTAGAAAGTGCTTTGTCTCATAATATAAACGTATCGTATTACAGTTTTAACTTGTTTAATTATACTAATGTTTACGGCAGTCTTAATTATAATAAAAGCGTTGATAATATAAGAAACATATCAGAATTTGAACCAGGAAGTGTAATTAGTGTAAGTTCACCGTTTAATTCAGATTTTGCAGATGAAAGTGCGAGTGCTAATGGTCGTTTTCAACGTACATTTGGTAAAATTAGAGCCTCGATTACTGGCAATCTCAATTATTCAAAATTCAATCAATTTATTCAAAATATACAATCTGTGAGCGAAAGTTTTTCACAAACTTATGGAGGTGAACTTCGGACTAATTTTAAAACAGCTCCTAATGTTGAAATTGGATATAGATACAACATCCAAGATAATAATCAAGGAAGTAACAATACTAAGTATTTTACTAAATCACCTTCTATTGAATTTGATGCCTTAATTTTTAAATCATTGACTTTTAAAACAGATTACTCATATAATAATTTTAGTGATGATACTAAAACTATTAATAGCTATGAGTTTCTAAATGCATCATTGGCATATAGAAAAAATCAAGATTCTAAGTTTGAATATGAAATAAAAGCTACTAACTTATTTAATACAAAGTCACAAAGCAACAGTAATACTGGAGATTTTTCGGTTAGTGCTACAGAGTATTTTATTCAACCGCTTTTTGTGTCGTTTAGATTACGATACGAATTATAA